One Choloepus didactylus isolate mChoDid1 chromosome Y unlocalized genomic scaffold, mChoDid1.pri SUPER_Y_unloc2, whole genome shotgun sequence genomic window, agaaatgcTTATCTCAGTTGGCTATTTTTGCTGAGAACCCTACTCACTACTTTGGACCTGGATATGTACATTGGTTCTTGATTCCAAATAGCACCTGGCTTTATTAAAATTGGTTTTAGTAGTTCATAataaatcaaaaaatattttgttctttgtaaaataaaaataattaatattgttACAGATATTTTGATagcatgaaaaattttaaaacatgaatccAATTGTAATCATTTCTGGTTGCAATTAATTTCCCAGTGAAACTATTTTTGTTGTATGGTTATCTACTTTAATCCAAATGAGCATTATGTCTTGAGTTCCTGTTGGAATTCCAGCCATAAGCAATAATTTTTGAAGTGTCCCTTGTTCAAATACTTGGAAATGCTACTTAGTCTATTGTTCTGTGGAAACTACTCCATCTCCTTGGTCCTTTATTAATTTTCCAATTCGGCAACCTTGTAGGATGACTTGCTCTTCTTCCCATGATTTGTGAATGTAAGAGAGCCCAAATCACTCCTGCCTTGCTATTGTGTTGCTTTTCTTGTAGTAGTTACAGagcagttttcattttttccttctcagtgGATTCACTCTTTGTATCTAATCCTCAACGGGTATTGACTTCGGTTTCAGATTTATCTTGAAATAGCTGTAAACGAGTCagtttgttttttacttcttgTCTTTTTCACAGTGTTTCATGTGAAAATCTTTTTGAGGCTTTTCTTTCCCTGTAATTTGGACCGGTAGTCTGTTTGAAAACTGTGACTGAAGTCATCCTAAATGTTAAATTCTTCCCTTAGACCCTCTTTGCACCAGCCcaaaatttatacatatataacatacatatttaTCGTTATGTGAAtatcatatttgtacatatttattgatatatttgttCATCGTAACAGATTCTGAAGTCTGTTAATTAGTGCTTTGAATGACTAACacgtattccattatatatacacatacacacatataaatatacatacatgtacacacacatacccttTTGTTCATTGCCCATCTTTTAACATGAATGGTTTCTGCCACTGCTCCCCTGCCTTTGTCATTCACTCTTACCTTAGCTGCCTGCCACCTGGCCTCTCATCACCGCTTGACAAAATCTTCTCATCTAAATGACACCATCATGTTCAGTAACCTCTCCTCAGTGCTCATTATATAACCCCTTCATTGTTCCTCATCTCCTTCCTCTTGAATTTCTTCTCCATTACACACGTTTTTGGCTTGGTCTCTGTAATGTGATGAAAGGGTGGGGCCTAAGGCAAATATTCTGCTTTTCCCCTTCCTCTTTGCAGGCTAGTTCTGTGTCCCTACCTCTAGCTTCACAGTTTCTTAAGTGCATAGCTAGCAGAATGTTCTGCTATcctctcaaacttaacatgtctgAAATACAGTTCATTATCTTCCATAAAGATCTTCCCTAGCTTCTCTTGTTCTGACAATGATGTGAAAACCTGAATCATCTTTGTCTCCTTTCTTGACTTCACATCCACATTCCATCAATCACCTAGTCTtcttgattcattcatttttaatcaCCTTTTATCCTTAGGGTTGTTACCCTTAAGATTCATTTTCTATTCTCATATTAACTCCTTATACTTAAAATCCATAACTTCTCACCAACAAGTCAGCCTTAAGCATGCTTtcctgttccttttctttttcccctatgCTCCATCATATTGCAAATATTAAAGGTTCAGTTTTTGGTTATTATGGAtatatggtggtggtggtgtgtgtatgtgtgtacctGTAGCTTCTATCTTTCCCTCaataaataatctttttttcctatttctgatgatatatgtaagataaaATATCTTAGTAAAATTTATGATAATATATTTAGTACTCCTGTCTTTTACaaaatttggatttatttttcttcttgtttgaaTGCTCACAAGAATAATTTCAGTGTAGGTTTTTGAGTGGCAGGAATTCTGAGGCCTTTTATATTTAGAATGTGCATTGCTTCctctcattttattatattttatctatAAAGCGTTCAAGTTgtaaagttattttctttcagaatacCTTGAAAATATCACTTCATTGTCTTTTTGTACTGGTGTTAATGCTATGCCATTTATTGCTAATTTAATTCTTGTTCCTTTCTACACAATCACGTCATTCTGCCTGGATGTGTTGatcatttctctttgcttttttttaaacaaatttttattttgaactttaaaatgtatacataacaatgataactttcaaagtacaatttcacaagtagttagagagaatAGTTCAAAGTATAtcgtgggtcacagttccacaacttcagccacttccattattgtaaaatataacatacatacagaaaggtgtcaccTCTCAATgcatagctcaacaagcagttatacaggtaatttaaaaaattattatggcTTTCAGTTCCACAGATTCAGTTagttccttattatgcaatacaaggtatatacagaaaagtgaagactttcaaagcacaattcaatgagcagctatagagcaaatcccaaaggatgctataggctacagttccaccatgtcatttacctccttccagccattccaacactccagcatccaaaaaagtatatatataattacatgaAGTTTCAGTATAcatagatctttgttaaatcttatcttgtctgatgctaccccttcttctcacttaatctttttctccattttcagggtgtctaggcagtgagcaccctaacttgttcatattgaaagggggtgtcaacagtatggggaagggggcttcatatgatagttgatcttaaagaggctgttacctctgagATTAGGATTTCTCTGGTAAAGAAACACTCTGGTAGAtaaaagtttctgaaagataaaacttagtgagtgaatcttttatagaatctcaagtaGGGACCTAGATCTTTGGGGACTAGTTTTGGTAAGTGCATGACATacagtggccatttgggatgtctagctggagtttgcataagagaaacatTCAGGATAGCCTcccgactctatttgggatctctcagcccctgtgaccttagcttgttgcctttctttccccctctttGGTCCcataggcattttcagtccctcactgccagggccaggctcattcctcaCTTTGCTTTTAATAGTATCAATTTTTACCATAATATGTCTAGGTCTGACACTtagtaatctttttttatttatttttgtttatttatttttaaattcatttttattgagatatattcacataccatgcagtcatacaaaacaaagcacacattcaactgtttacagtaccattatatagttgtgcactcatcaccataattaatttttgacattttcattaccacacacacaaaaataataagaataaaaattaaagtggaaaagaacaattaaagtaaaaaagaacactgggtaccttttttttttcttcccccatttttctacttatccatccataaacgagacaaaggggagtgtggtccatatggctttcccaatcacactgtcacccatcataagctacatttttatacaattgtcttcaagattcaagggttctgggttgtagtttgatagtttcaggtatttactgctagctattccaattcattagaacctaaacagggttgtgtatattgtgcataagagtgcccaccagagtgaccactcggctccttttggaacctctctgccactgaagcttatttcatttcctttctcatccccgttttgttcaagaagatgttctacatcccacaatgctgggcctacattcctccccgggaatcatattccacattgccagggagatttactcccctagGTATCAAATCTCACGTggtgggggaaggcagtgatttcaactgccaagttggtttaggtaaagagagagagccacatctgagcaacaaagaggcatttgggaggaggctcttaggcacaattatagggaggcctagtctctcctttgcagcaacagtcttcccaagggcaaatcctgtggtagagggctcagcccatcaaaccaccagtcccccatgtctgtgagcacatcagcaaccatcgatgtgggggagcccaacacccctgcattctctgccagctcctcaaggggattctgcatatatttttttcattttctttaattaacttttattttaaattaactatatcccaaaaaaaaattttttaaaagatatacaatagggtggggcaagatggcagactggtgagctgtaagttttagttactcctccaggaaagtaggtaaaaagccaggaactgtgtggactcgacatcacagagcaatctgtctttgggcatacttcatacaacagtcatgaaaatgtcgaactgctgagatcagcgaaatctgtaaagctgatctctctgccctgtggacctttccttaatggccctggttgctttgtctattagcatttcaataacccattagatctctgaggagggcccttttttttttttttaatccttttttccttttctaaaacaattactctaagaagcccaatcagaaagcttcaaagaattgcaatttgggcaggtcaagtcaagagcagaactaggagagctctgagacaaaacgcaataatccagtggctgagaaaattcactaaacaccacaacttcccaagaaaaggggggtgtccgctcacagccatcatcctggtggacaggaaacactcctgcccatcgccagcccaaTAACCCagactgccccagacaacccagtgtgacggaagggcttcaaataacaggcacacaccacaaaactgggcatggacattagccttccctgcaacctcagctgattgtcccagagttgggaaggtagagcagtgtgaattaacaaagccccattcagccatcatttgagcagactgggagcctccctacacagcccagcagcccagaactgccctggggggacggcactcacctgtgacatagcacagtcatccctccacagaggacccggggtgcacagcctggaagaggggcccacttatCTCATCAGTGCGTTTGGAACAGATGACCAAACTGAAATCTGTAAGCAGATTTTGACTAAAGGAGAGGTTCAAGTATCAGATAAAGAACGGCACACGCAGCTGGAGCAGATGTTTAGGGACATTGCAACAATTGTAGCAGACAAATGTGTGAATCCTGAAACAAAGAGACCATACACTGTTATCCTTATTGAGAGAGCCATGAAGGATATCCACTATTCAGTCAAACCCAACAAAAGTACGAAACAGCAGGCTTTGGAAGtgataaaacagttaaaagagaaaatgaagatagAACGTGCCCACATGAGACTTCGATTCATTCTTCCAGTGAATGAAgggaagaagctgaaagaaaagcTCAAGCCATTGATCAAGGTTATAGAAAGTGAAGACTACAGTCAACAGTTAGAAATTGTATGTCTGATTGACCCAGGCTGCTTCAGAGAAATTGATGAGCTAATTAAAAAGGAGACAAAAGGCAAAGGTTCCTTGGAAGTACTCAATTTGAAAGATGTGGAGGAAGGAGATGAGAAATTTGAATGACATTCATCAGTGTCTTCAGCTATAAAACACAAAAGTGTTTTCATTTCCCATGGTACTGTTTCCTTTCTGTGGCCCGCCAAATACTTGTTCAAACTGTTTGACATTTTCCATCTCTGGGTTAAACATCTACACAAGAGGACTTTCCTACATCAGTTTAATAATGTGGGATTAATTTAGTTTTAATTATAAATTGGGGTGTTAGGGTAAAATGAAAAATCCAAGATACGTAATCCAGACTGACATTCTGCTGTCTCATAACCTTTATTTGAGGCAACTCTTGTGGATGTATAAAGTCAACAGGTTTGCACATTACAGTAAGTAATATTTGGGGGATGTGTCTGTGTGACAAGAAGGGAGCATTTGCTGGGAGAAAAAGCATAATGTATTATTTCTGCTCAATGAAATGTGTATATAGGGTTAACTGAATTGTAGCCTAATATAAAAGTTTGAATGAAGACTTCCTGATTATCTGAAAAATAGATATATGGTAACAGTACAGGACttaaataattttcattgaaCATGCTGCCATGACTTAGATTATTCTTGGTAAAAATAAAGTCATTTCTTctaattcttaaaatttataatatatattaaaatagctaaaactATATGTAATAAATAAAACCACTCTTATTTTTGTTCAACTATGGCTTGTGTGTCTAGACAGCTTCCTAAtaactccttttcttttctctgtcttttgtctAATAGGGTTGGGAAGTTGTTAGGAATAAATAAATCAGCAGTATGCAGATTGTTTAGTACAGGGCCTGTTCTGAGATAAACGCCTGATAAATCTTAGCTAATATTATTTGGGATTTAATTGAATATAACTTTTTAGCATTTGAACACTAATATGGACAAgatgcaagtttttaaaaatattcttatccTCAAAAGAGATATTCTAGAAGGTAAATTATGGTTTCACTCAAAATAAATGgacagaagtaaaaataaaaaaaattaaaaaattaaaaaattaaaaaaaaaagatatacaataaaaaacatttcaagcaaaccataacaagggaggaagaaaaagacaactaacctaaaataattactttacttccaacatgttcctactctaccccaagaaaataacctaataaagcaacatttctgtgaacttgttcctattataACCATCAGAGATTAACAAAGCATATCCATTCCTGggaattcccagaatgttaaatttacccatgatagcttatctgttcttattgggttatcgttcccccttcattaattgctctctatcgctaattcccctacattctacattataaatgatttattttaggtgtgtgttgtttaacctccaagtgtttgtgaattttctaagtctctgatggttattgaattctaattgtattccactgtggtcagagaatgtactttaaataattccaatttttaaaaatttactgaagcttgttttatgtcccagtatacagtctattatggagaaagttccgtgatcactagagacgaatgtgtatcctggtgatttgggatgtaatgttctatatatgtctgttaaatcaaattcatttatccgattgtttaggttcaatttccttattggtcttctgcctggttgatctatctataggagagagtgatgtgttgaagtctcccacaattattgtggaaacatccattgcttcctttagttttgccagtgtttgtctcatggattttgtggcaccatgattgggtgcataaacatttattattgttatttcttcttgttgaattgccccttttattagtatgtagtggctttctttgtctctcataacatccttgcatttaaagtctattttatcagagattaatattgctacacctgctttcttttggctggagcttgcatgaaatattttttcccatcctttcactttcaatttctttgtgaccccgtatctaagatgagtctcttgcattcaacatattgatggttcatattttttgatccattctgccaatgtatatcttttaattggggattttaatccatttacattcaatgttattactatgaaggcatttcttgaatcagccatactatcctttcgtttatgtttatcagatatattttttccctctctgtcttattgtcctttaatgaaccaatattgaatctctttagtactgaacgtttctccatatctctctctcctttctttatttttctgttggtagggctccttttagtatctgaagtagggcaggtcttttgttagcaaaatctctcagcatttgtttgtgaaaaatttaagctctccctcaaatttgaatgagagctttgctagataaagtatttttggttggaaatttttctctcccaaaattttaaatatgtcatgccacttccttctcgcctccatggtggctgctgagtagtcgctacttagttttatgttgtttcctttgt contains:
- the LOC119525941 gene encoding ribosome maturation protein SBDS-like, with translation MEAQTEMMGHKPRNVGSHQSWKRQGMDSPLESPRHSVASMKLILDLRPPECLEEGPTYLISAFGTDDQTEICKQILTKGEVQVSDKERHTQLEQMFRDIATIVADKCVNPETKRPYTVILIERAMKDIHYSVKPNKSTKQQALEVIKQLKEKMKIERAHMRLRFILPVNEGKKLKEKLKPLIKVIESEDYSQQLEIVCLIDPGCFREIDELIKKETKGKGSLEVLNLKDVEEGDEKFE